A genomic segment from Candidatus Diapherotrites archaeon encodes:
- a CDS encoding transglutaminase-like domain-containing protein: MTETKERFYRVLLEKYAGIINQNEQRTVGEIKALVDPMDPGVQGLLQEFKPTPYTFERDYLFTAQQVFEHITQEIKYVPNDLTINFWLKPHEILANKVADDEDLAVLVCTVLHALGDENAMVVLMELENLTTHAVVLTTVNGKTLLLDPCTGHNFFKYHGEKSHVFKRYHFNGQRIKRALYRFNAQMYEQFI; this comes from the coding sequence ATGACCGAGACGAAAGAAAGGTTCTACCGTGTTCTCCTTGAGAAATACGCGGGAATCATCAACCAGAACGAGCAGCGCACGGTAGGGGAGATCAAGGCGCTCGTCGACCCCATGGACCCGGGGGTGCAAGGGTTGCTCCAGGAATTCAAACCCACCCCATATACGTTTGAGCGGGATTATCTTTTCACGGCCCAGCAGGTGTTCGAGCACATCACCCAAGAAATCAAGTATGTTCCTAATGACTTGACTATCAATTTCTGGCTGAAGCCCCATGAAATACTGGCCAACAAAGTGGCCGATGATGAAGATTTGGCCGTGCTCGTATGCACGGTGTTACATGCGTTGGGGGACGAGAATGCCATGGTCGTGCTTATGGAATTAGAGAATCTGACGACGCACGCGGTGGTTTTGACAACGGTGAATGGGAAGACACTGCTCCTGGACCCCTGCACGGGACATAATTTTTTCAAGTATCATGGCGAAAAATCCCATGTGTTCAAGCGGTATCATTTCAATGGCCAACGAATCAAGCGGGCCTTGTATCGGTTTAACGCGCAGATGTACGAACAGTTCATCTGA